Proteins from a genomic interval of Callospermophilus lateralis isolate mCalLat2 chromosome 1, mCalLat2.hap1, whole genome shotgun sequence:
- the Patz1 gene encoding POZ-, AT hook-, and zinc finger-containing protein 1 isoform X4: MERVNDASCGPSGCYTYQVSRHSTEMLHNLNQQRKNGGRFCDVLLRVGDESFPAHRAVLAACSEYFESVFSAQLGDGGAADGAPADVGGAAAAPGGGAGGSRELEMHTISSKVFGDILDFAYTSRIVVRLESFPELMTAAKFLLMRSVIEICQEVIKQSNVQILVPPARADIMLFRPPGTSDLGFPLDMTNGAALAANSNGIAGSMQPEEEAARAAGAAIASQASLPVLPGVDRLPMVAGPLSPQLLTSPFPNVTSSAPPLSGKRGRGRPRKANLLDSMFGSPGGLREAGILPCGLCGKVFTDANRLRQHEAQHGVTSLQLGYIDLPPPRLGENGLPISEDPDGPRKRSRTRKQVACEICGKIFRDVYHLNRHKLSHSGEKPYSCPVCGLRFKRKDRMSYHVRSHDGSVGKPYICQSCGKGFSRPDHLNGHIKQVHTSERPHKCQVWVGSSSGLPPLEPLPSDLPSWDFAQPALWRSSHSVPDTAFSLSLKKSFPALENLGPTHSSNALFCPAPPGYLRQGWTTPESSRAFTQWPVG, translated from the exons ATGGAGCGGGTAAACGACGCTTCCTGCGGCCCGTCGGGCTGCTACACCTACCAGGTGAGCAGGCACAGTACAGAGATGCTACACAACCTGAACCAGCAGCGCAAAAACGGCGGGCGCTTCTGCGACGTGCTTTTGCGGGTGGGCGATGAGAGCTTCCCAGCGCACCGCGCTGTGCTGGCCGCCTGCAGCGAGTACTTTGAGTCGGTGTTCAGTGCCCAGTTGGGCGACGGCGGAGCTGCAGACGGGGCTCCCGCTGATGTGGGGGGCGCGGCGGCAGCTCCTGGCGGCGGGGCCGGGGGCAGCCGGGAGCTGGAAATGCACACCATCAGTTCCAAGGTGTTCGGGGACATCCTGGACTTCGCTTACACTTCCCGCATCGTGGTTCGCCTGGAGAGCTTCCCAGAGCTCATGACGGCCGCCAAGTTCCTGCTGATGAGATCGGTCATCGAGATCTGCCAGGAAGTCATCAAACAGTCCAATGTGCAGATTTTGGTGCCCCCTGCCCGGGCCGACATCATGCTCTTTCGGCCCCCTGGGACTTCTGACTTGGGCTTCCCTTTGGACATGACTAACGGGGCAGCCTTGGCAGCCAACAGCAATGGTATCGCAGGCAGCATGCAGCCTGAGGAGGAAGCAGCCCGGGCCGCAGGTGCAGCCATTGCGAGCCAAGCCTCTTTGCCTGTGTTACCTGGGGTGGACCGCTTGCCCATGGTGGCTGGACCCCTGTCCCCCCAACTGCTGACTTCCCCATTTCCCAATGTGACATCAAGTGCCCCTCCACTGAGTGGCAAGCGGGGCCGGGGCCGTCCAAGGAAGGCCAACCTGCTGGACTCAATGTTTGGGTCCCCAGGGGGCCTAAGGGAGGCAGGCATCCTTCCGTGTGGCCTGTGTGGGAAGGTGTTCACTGATGCCAACCGCCTCCGGCAGCATGAGGCTCAGCATGGTGTCACCAGCCTCCAACTGGGCTACATCGACCTGCCTCCTCCGAGGCTGGGTGAGAATGGGCTCCCCATCTCTGAGGACCCCGATGGCCCGCGAAAGAGGAGCAGGACCAGGAAGCAGGTGGCTTGTGAGATCTGCGGCAAGATCTTCCGAGATGTGTACCATCTAAACCGGCATAAGCTGTCCCACTCTGGGGAGAAGCCCTACTCCTGTCCTGTGTGTGGGCTGCGGTTCAAGAGAAAAGACCGCATGTCCTACCATGTGCGGTCCCATGATGGGTCGGTGGGCAAGCCGTACATCTGCCAGAGCTGTGGGAAAGGCTTCTCCAG GCCTGATCACCTGAATGGACACATCAAGCAGGTGCACACTTCTGAGCGACCTCACAAGTGTCAG GTGTGGGTTGGGAGCAGCAGCGGCCTGCCGCCCCTGGAACCTCTTCCTAGCGACCTGCCATCATGGGACTTTGCCCAGCCTGCTTTGTGGAGGTCGTCCCATTCAGTTCCTGACACCGCCTTTTCCCTTTCTCTAAAAAAATCATTCCCAGCCCTTGAAAACCTGGGCCCAACACACTCCAGCAACGCTCTCTTCTGCCCAGCCCCGCCGGGATATCTGAGGCAGGGCTGGACCACCCCAGAGAGTAGCCGGGCCTTTACCCAGTGGCCTGTAGGCTAG